The following are from one region of the Sorghum bicolor cultivar BTx623 chromosome 2, Sorghum_bicolor_NCBIv3, whole genome shotgun sequence genome:
- the LOC8081770 gene encoding polygalacturonase inhibitor 1, whose translation MASTTTATFLAVFLLVAASSSAPARSCAPSDLHALLSVKQALGNPATLSTWTASSPNCCAWDHLRCNDAGRVNNVFIDAADDVHGQIPSAVGGLTELMSLTLFKLPGLTGSIPACLTALSKLEFLTISHTSVSGAIPESLTRLRSLDSVDLSSNQLTGTIPASFADLPNLRSLDLRHNQLTGTIPAGLVQGQFRSLILSYNQLTGPIPRDDAHDEINTVDLSHNKLTGDPSHLFVAGRPIGKVDLSWNYLDFDLSKLVFPPELTYLDLSHNHIRGTVPLSLERLSTLQKLDLSYNRLCGPLPKGHGVIKHGCKPYAHNQCRKGTPLAGCQDLE comes from the coding sequence ATGGcgtccaccaccaccgccaccttCCTCGCCGTCTTCCTCCTCGTGGCGGCGTCGTCCTCGGCGCCGGCGCGGTCCTGCGCACCGAGCGACCTGCACGCGCTGCTGAGCGTGAAGCAGGCGCTGGGCAACCCGGCGACGCTGTCGACGTGGACGGCGTCGTCGCCCAACTGCTGCGCGTGGGACCACCTCCGGTGCAACGACGCCGGGCGCGTGAACAACGTCTTCATCGACGCCGCGGACGACGTGCACGGGCAGATCCCGTCCGCGGTGGGCGGGCTGACGGAGCTCATGTCGCTGACCCTGTTCAAGCTGCCGGGGCTCACGGGCTCCATCCCGGCGTGCCTCACCGCGCTGTCCAAGCTGGAGTTCCTCACCATCTCCCACACCAGCGTGTCGGGCGCCATCCCGGAGTCCCTGACGCGGCTGCGCAGCCTCGACTCCGTGGACCTCTCCAGCAACCAGCTGACGGGCACCATCCCGGCGTCGTTCGCCGACCTGCCCAACCTCCGGTCGCTTGACCTCCGGCACAACCAGCTGACGGGCACCATCCCGGCGGGGCTGGTGCAGGGGCAGTTCCGGTCGCTGATCCTGTCCTACAACCAGCTGACGGGGCCCATCCCGCGCGACGACGCCCACGACGAGATCAACACCGTGGACCTCTCCCACAACAAGCTCACCGGCGACCCCTCCCACCTGTTCGTCGCCGGCCGGCCCATCGGCAAGGTGGACCTGTCGTGGAACTACCTCGACTTCGACCTCAGCAAGCTGGTGTTCCCGCCGGAGCTGACGTACCTGGACCTGTCCCACAACCACATCCGGGGCACGGTGCCGCTGTCGCTGGAGCGCCTGTCCACGCTGCAGAAGCTGGACCTCAGCTACAACCGCCTGTGCGGGCCGCTCCCCAAGGGCCACGGCGTCATCAAGCACGGGTGCAAGCCGTACGCGCACAACCAGTGCCGCAAGGGGACCCCGCTCGCGGGATGCCAGGACCTGGAGTGA